DNA sequence from the Corynebacterium freneyi genome:
TGGCCAGGCCGATGGAGTCGAAGATGCTCAGGTCGCCGCGACCCCACAGGTAGGCGGCGGCGATGAGCGAACCGTACTGCAGCGGAATGTAGGCGTACAGGGTCCACTGGTAGTACTTGTCGGCTTCGAGCCTGGCCATGACTTCATCAGGCGGATTCGAGCCGTCGTTGCCGATGAAGTAGTCCAGCAGCGGGATGACGATGAAGACGACGATCGGCCCGCCCCACCAGACCCAATCGATGGCCCAGCCGCTGAACCAGATTCCCAGCAACGAGCGAAGGCCCCAGGCGAGGAGCACGGCTGCCGCGGGGATGAGCCCGAGCAGCCACAGGTAGCGCTTCGGGTCGGTCCAGGAATACGGGTCGACGATGACTTCGGCGTCGGGGTCGGCCGCGACACGGCGCAGGCCCATCGCCTCGGTGCGGGTCCGCCGACGGCGGACCACATCGGGGTTGTGCGTCATGGTTTCTCTCCTGCCTTCAATGGCGCCGACGGGCACTCGGCCGGATACCGGCGGTGACCGCTATGAGACGGGGTGTCTCATAGCGACATAATGTGTGCTTTCGATCACAAAGTCAACGGATTTTTCGAATTGCCGGCGAAACGCCGTTAGCTCTGAAGAAGTAGGAGTCGCCCCTGAACATGCAGGTGGAAGCAAAAAACGGCATGCGAAGTCGACTCGACTTCGCACGCCGTGGCCATGTGCCGCCGCGCCGCCTCGCAGCGGAATTCGCGTGCGGGCTCTACGCGATGGTCACCAACACCGCGGACCCCGCATCGGCGGCGCCCCTGTAGAACGCGGCGAAATCGGAGAATCGACGTCGGAGATCCGCCGCGTCGTCGTCGGAAAGCGATGCGGCGACGCCGTTGTCGCCCATCCTCGCGTCGAAGTCGACGGTTTCCAGCGCATCGGCGATCTCGCCGACCCGCCCCGGCTCGAGCACCGACGTCAGCGGCTGGCGGCACACGCGCTCGCCGCCGAGGATCGACTCGCCCAGCGGATCGCCGACGGTCTGCCCGTCGAGGGGATTGCCGGTCAGCGCCAGCAGCACGTTCTCCCAGGCGGTGTCCAGGTCAAACGCCGCGTGGTCGGCGATGGCCTCGAAATGTCCGAAAACCACCTCGCCCGTGGCGCGATCATCGCCGGCGTCCGCGAGCCCGCGCAGTTCCGCCACCTTGTCCTCGGCCAATCGCAGATACTCGGCGCACATTCCCATCGGCATCGGTGGCCGCCTCCTCCGTCGGTAGATTCGCCACGCGGTGGCCCCGCGTCGCGGGCGTTGTTTCCGGGCCCCGATTGTAGGCGCATGGCGGTCTCCGTGGCATCGTCCGGGTTCGCGCAGATGGGACGATCGGGCACTGGCCAACCTACGAGATTGAGGTATGCCAACCCTTATCTATATGATTGCGGCCATGAAGATGATCGGAATGGCTCCGGCCGCATCCGCCGCGGATCGAATCCCGCTCGCCCGTACGGTCCGGGGGACCGCCCCCGGCGCCGGGAAAGCCGTGGCCATCCGCCGAACGCTCTTCGCGGGCGCGACCTCGGCGACCGCATTGGCCGTCGCCTCGATGATGGCCGCGGTGCCCGCCGCCGAGGCCCTGCCCGCGATCCCGGATTCGATCCCCGCGGCGATCGCGGATGGCGCGACCGGCTCGGACGGAATGCCCGGGGACGGTGCGCGCGAAACCGTCGCCGAACCGCGGGTGTCCGTGACCCGCGAAGACGGAACCCCCGTCACCGGTGCCGTGAGGCGCGGCGACGTGCTCCTCGTCCATGGCTCCGGCTTCGACCCGGGGGCCAATCGCGGCGGGTATCCCGTGCCCATCCCGCCCGGCATCCCCAATGGCGTGTACGTGCTGTATTCCGCGTTCCCCGACCAATGGAAACCGAGCGAAGGCGTCCCCGGCGAAGCCCGCGAGCATCCCCACGACCGGATGGCGTGGGTCATGCCAGACGGCACCCTCGACGCCGTTCCCGGAACCGGGGTGAACATGCGCCGCCAGCTCGCGCGCGTGTCCCAGCCCATGGCCGAGGACGGCACGTTCACCGCCCGCATCACCGTCGATCCGGCCGAGGCCCCGCCGGGCGAGAACTGGGGCGTCTACGTCTACCCCGCGGCCGGCTCGGTCAACGCCGCCGAAGAACTGTTCGTCCCGATCGACTATTCCGCGGAACCGGGCCCGAATACGCCGCCCCCGTCGTCGCCGGATCTGCTCCTCGACGCCACCGCACCATCCCGGTTGGCGGGCATCGCAGGCGGTGGCGTCACCCCCAAAAAGGGCGCGGTCGCCGCAGACGACGGCCGCATCGGATTCACCCTGCACGAGGATTCCCGTGACCCGGAAACCGGTCATGGCACGGTGAAGTACCGCGGCACCGCCGACATCACCGCACGGTTCAGCATCGTCCACATGGTCATTCGCGACCCGTGGCTCGAGTTTTCCCCTCAGGGCACCTTCATCACCGCCGAGGTGTCGCGCGGGTACGACGTCGGCCCCGATTCGGTGCGGCGCGTCCGCATCGCCCTGGTCACCGAGGGGCCCGAGGGGGCGGACGGCACCGGGACCATGCGGACCACCGTCGGCGACGTCGAGCGCGTCCGCTGACCGGCGTCTACGGCGTCCAGGGCGCCCCAGAGTTCGCGGACGAGGGGCCGTCGTGTCGGGCGGCGATGCCCGGCGGCGGCATCGGGATGCGGCGTCAGGATGCGCCGGAGGTGCCCGTGCCCGCCGTGGAACTCGTCGTCGACTCCGCGGCACCGTCGCGCGTCGCCGACGCCGGGGTGCACTCGCGGTAGCCGTCGGTCAGGGCGGTGAGCTGATCGGCGGTGTCCTGGCCCGCGACCTCGACGGCGGGGCGGGGGATGCCGTCGTAACCGATGAGCATCGGCGTCCACTCGGCGTCGCTGACCAGCGGACCGTCGGCCTCCTCGTCGGACGCCGGGACGTCGATGGTGACGGTCAGGACGCCCGTGTGCCCGGCGGTGTCCCGATTGAGGTAGTAGACGAAGTTGCCGGTGCCGTAGTGAACGTAGGAGTTTCCCAGCCACCCGTGGCCGTTGACGCGGTGGGCGTGGGAGCCGATGATGACGTCCGCGCCGGCCTTCTCCAGCGCCTTCGACGTGTCGATGGCCGGATCACCCGGGCAGTGGGCGGCCTCGACGCCCCAGTGCATCATCGTGACCACCACGTCGTGGGTCTTCTTCGCCTTCTTGACTTCCGCGACGAGCCGATCGAGGCGCTCATCCGGCGCGGACGCCGCGATTCCGCCCGTGTTCTCGTCGGCGGACCTGTTGGCCAACGTCTCCTCGTACACCTGGCTGGCGCCGATGACGGCGACCTTCACGCCGTTGGCCTCCAGGGTGGCGGGGGCGTAGGCCTCGTCCTCGTCGCGGCCGATGCCGACGACGGGGATGGGGGAGTCGTCCTTCGCCGCGAACGTGTCCTCCGCGCCGGCGTCGCCGAAGTCGAAGGCGTGGTTGTTCGCCATGGTCACCGCGTCGA
Encoded proteins:
- a CDS encoding HtaA domain-containing protein; this encodes MKMIGMAPAASAADRIPLARTVRGTAPGAGKAVAIRRTLFAGATSATALAVASMMAAVPAAEALPAIPDSIPAAIADGATGSDGMPGDGARETVAEPRVSVTREDGTPVTGAVRRGDVLLVHGSGFDPGANRGGYPVPIPPGIPNGVYVLYSAFPDQWKPSEGVPGEAREHPHDRMAWVMPDGTLDAVPGTGVNMRRQLARVSQPMAEDGTFTARITVDPAEAPPGENWGVYVYPAAGSVNAAEELFVPIDYSAEPGPNTPPPSSPDLLLDATAPSRLAGIAGGGVTPKKGAVAADDGRIGFTLHEDSRDPETGHGTVKYRGTADITARFSIVHMVIRDPWLEFSPQGTFITAEVSRGYDVGPDSVRRVRIALVTEGPEGADGTGTMRTTVGDVERVR
- a CDS encoding CapA family protein translates to MTAFDHRALMRGTDRPSATPSTFARTTVAGVALAGVAFTAACGTGGGNEAQEDYVPARSLTMAFGGDVMFESHLRPLAYDEDSLSELRSTLGAADLSVVNMETSLTEGGSPWPGKPFTFRAPASALDAVAGAGVDAVTMANNHAFDFGDAGAEDTFAAKDDSPIPVVGIGRDEDEAYAPATLEANGVKVAVIGASQVYEETLANRSADENTGGIAASAPDERLDRLVAEVKKAKKTHDVVVTMMHWGVEAAHCPGDPAIDTSKALEKAGADVIIGSHAHRVNGHGWLGNSYVHYGTGNFVYYLNRDTAGHTGVLTVTIDVPASDEEADGPLVSDAEWTPMLIGYDGIPRPAVEVAGQDTADQLTALTDGYRECTPASATRDGAAESTTSSTAGTGTSGAS
- a CDS encoding DUF1877 family protein, giving the protein MPMGMCAEYLRLAEDKVAELRGLADAGDDRATGEVVFGHFEAIADHAAFDLDTAWENVLLALTGNPLDGQTVGDPLGESILGGERVCRQPLTSVLEPGRVGEIADALETVDFDARMGDNGVAASLSDDDAADLRRRFSDFAAFYRGAADAGSAVLVTIA